A genomic stretch from Brassica napus cultivar Da-Ae unplaced genomic scaffold, Da-Ae ScsIHWf_1968;HRSCAF=2616, whole genome shotgun sequence includes:
- the LOC125599712 gene encoding protein Ycf2-like (The sequence of the model RefSeq protein was modified relative to this genomic sequence to represent the inferred CDS: added 36 bases not found in genome assembly) has translation MKGHQFKSWIFELREIVREIKNSHYFLDSWTQINSVGSFIHIFFHQERFRKLLDPRIFSILLLRNSQGSTSNRYFTIKGVVLFVVAALLYRINNRNMVESKNLYLKGLLPIPMNSIGPRNDTSEESFGSSNINRLIVSLLYFTKGKKISESCFRDPKESTRVLPITKKCIMPESNWSSRWWRNWIGKKRDFCCKISNETVAGIDISFKEKDIKYLEFLFVYYMDDPIRKGHDWELFDRLSPNKRRNIINLNSGQLFEILVKDWICYLMFAFREKIPIEVEGFFKQQGAGSTIQSNDIEHVSHLFSRNKRAISLQNCAQFHMWQFHQDLFVSWGKNPHESDFLRKISRENWIWLDNVWLVNKDRFFSKVRNVSSNIQYDSTRSSFVQVTDSSQLNGSSDQFIDPFDSISNEDSEYHYHTLINQREIQQLKERSILWDPSFIQTEGREIESDRFPKYLSGYSSMPRLFTEREKRMNNHLLPEESEEFFWNSTRAIRSFFSDRWSELHLGSNPTERSTRDQKLLKKEQDVSFVPSRRSENKEIVNIFKIITYLQNTVSIHPISSDLGCDTVPKDELDMDSSNKISFLNKNPFFYLFHLFHERKRGGYTLRHDFESEERFQEMADLFTLSITEPDLVYHKGFAFSIDSYGLDQRQFLKEVFNSRDELKKKSLLVLPPIFYEENESFYRRIRKNWVRISCGNFFEDPKPKRVVFASNNIMEAVNQYRLIRNLIQIQFQYSPYGYIRNVLNRFFLMKRPDRNFEYGIQRDLIGNDTLNHRTIMKDTINQHLSNLKKSQKKWFDPLIFLSRTERSINRDPNAYRYKWSNGSKNFQEHLKHFVSERKSRFQVVFDRLCINQYSIDWSEVIDKKDLSKSLRFFLSKLLRFLSKLLLFLSNSLPFFFVSFENIPIHRSEIHIYELKGPNDQLRGGYIHNSFPF, from the coding sequence ATGAAAGGACATCAATTCAAATCCTGGATTTTCGAATTGAGAGAAATAGTGAGAGAGATCAAGAATTCTCACTATTTCTTAGATTCATGGACCCAAATCAATTCAGTGGGATCtttcattcatatttttttccacCAAGAACGTTTTAGAAAACTCTTGGACCCTCGAATTTTTAGTATCCTACTTTTGCGCAATTCACAGGGTTCAACAAGCAATCGATATTTCACGATCAAGGGTGTAGTACTATTTGTAGTAGCGGCCCTTCTATATCGTATTAACAATCGAAATATGGTCGAAAGCAAAAATCTCTATTTGAAAGGGCTTCTTCCTATACCTATGAATTCCATTGGACCCAGAAATGATACATCGGAAGAATCTTTTGGGTCTTCCAATATCAATAGGTTGATTGTTTCGCTCCTGTAttttacaaaaggaaaaaagatcTCTGAGAGCTGTTTCCGGGATCCGAAAGAGAGTACTCGGGTTCTCCCAATAACTAAAAAGTGTATCATGCCTGAATCTAACTGGAGTTCGCGGTGGTGGAGGAACTGGATCGGAAAAAAGAGggatttttgttgtaagatATCTAATGAAACCGTCGCTGGAATTGATATCTCATTTAAAgagaaagatatcaaatatctggagtttctttttgtatattatatggaTGATCCGATCCGCAAGGGCCATGATTGGGAATTGTTTGATCGTCTTTCTCCGAATAAGAGGCGAAACATAATCAACTTGAATTCGGGACAGCTATTCGAAATCTTAGTGAAAGACTGGATTTGTTATCTCATGTTTGCTTTTCGTGAAAAAATACCAATTGAAGTGGAGGGTTTCTTCAAACAACAAGGAGCTGGGTCAACTATTCAATCAAATGATATTGAGCATGTTTCCCATCTCTTCTCGAGAAACAAGCGGGCTATTTCTTTGCAAAATTGTGCTCAATTTCATATGTGGCAATTCCACCAAGATCTCTTCGTTAGTTGGGGGAAGAATCCGCACGAATCGGATTTTTTGAGGAAAATATCGAGAGAGAATTGGATTTGGTTAGACAATGTGTGGTTGGTAAACAAGGATAGATTTTTTAGCAAGGTACGAAATGTATCGTCAAATATTCAATATGATTCTACAAGATCTAGTTTCGTTCAAGTAACGGATTCTAGCCAATTGAACGGATCTTCTGATCAATTCATAGATCCTTTCGATTCCATTAGTAATGAGGATTCGGAATATCACTATCACACATTGATCAATCAAAGAGAGATTCAACAACTAAAAGAAAGATCGATTCTTTGGGATCCTTCCTTTATTCAAACGGAAGGAAGAGAGATAGAATCAGACCGATTCCCTAAATACCTTTCTGGATATTCCTCAATGCCCCGGCTATTCACGGAACGTGAAAAGCGAATGAATAATCATCTGCTTCCGGAAGAAAGCgaagaatttttttggaattctacAAGAGCCATTCGTTCTTTTTTCTCTGACAGATGGTCAGAACTTCATCTGGGTTCGAATCCTACTGAGAGGTCCACTAGGGATCAGAAATTGTTGAAGAAAGAACAAGATGTTTCTTTTGTCCCTTCCAGGCGatcggaaaataaagaaatagttaatatattcaAGATAATTACGTATTTACAAAATACCGTCTCAATTCATCCTATTTCATCAGATCTGGGATGTGATACGGTTCCGAAGGATGAACTGGATATGGACAGTTCCAATAAGATTTCATTCTTGaacaaaaatccatttttttatttatttcatctaTTCCATGAACGGAAGAGGGGGGGATACACGTTACGCCACGATTTTGAGTCAGAAGAGAGATTTCAAGAAATGGCAGATCTATTCACTCTATCAATAACCGAGCCGGATCTGGTGTATCATAAGGGATTTGCCTTTTCTATTGATTCCTACGGATTGGATCAAAGACAATTCTTGAAGGAGGTTTTCAACTCCAGGgatgaattgaaaaagaaatctTTATTGGTTCTACCTCctattttttatgaagaaaatgaatcttTTTATCGAAGGATCAGAAAAAATTGGGTCCGGATCTCCTGCGGGAATTTTTTTGaagatccaaaaccaaaaagagtGGTATTTGCTAGCAACAACATAATGGAGGCAGTCAATCAATATAGATTGATCCGAAATCTGATTCAAATCCAATTCCAATATAGTCCCTATGGGTACATAAGAAATGTATTGAAtcgattctttttaatgaagagACCTGATCGCAACTTCGAATATGGAATTCAAAGGGATCTAATAGGAAATGATACTCTGAATCATAGAACTATAATGAAAGATACGATCAACCAACAtttatcgaatttgaaaaagagtcagaagaaatggttcgatcctcttatttttctttctcgaaCCGAGAGATCCATAAATCGGGATCCTAATGCATATAGATACAAATGGTCCAATGGGAGCAAGAATTTCCAGGAGCATTTGAAACATTTCGTTTCTGAGCGGAAGAGCCGTTTTCAAGTAGTGTTCGATCGATTATGTATTAATCAATATTCGATTGATTGGTCTGAGgttattgataaaaaagattTGTCTAAGTCACTTCGTTTCTTTTTGTCCAAGTTACTTCGTTTTTTGTCCAAGTTACTTCTCTTTTTGTCTAACTCacttccttttttctttgtgaGTTTCGAGAATATCCCCATTCATAGGTCTGAGATCCACATCTATGAATTGAAAGGTCCGAACGATCAAC
- the LOC125599715 gene encoding 50S ribosomal protein L2, chloroplastic, translating into MAIHLYKTSTPSTRNGAVDSQVKSNPRNNLIYGQHHCGKGRNARGIITVRHRGGGHKRLYRKIDFRRNTKDIYGRIVTIEYDPNRNAYICLIHYGDGEKRYILHPRGAIIGDTIVSGTEVPIKMGNALPLTDMPLGTAIHNIEITLGKGGQLARAAGAVAKLIAKEGKSATLKLPSGEVRLISKNCSATVGQVGNVGVNQKSLGRAGSKCWLGKRPVVRGVVMNPVDHPHGGGEGRAPIGRKKPVTPWGYPALGRRTRKRKKYSETLILRRRSK; encoded by the exons ATGGCGATACATTTATACAAAACTTCTACCCCGAGCACACGCAATGGAGCCGTAGACAGTCAAGTGAAATCCAATCCACGAAATAATTTGATCTATGGGCAGCATCATTGTGGTAAAGGTCGTAATGCCAGAGGAATCATTACCGTAAGGCATAGAGGGGGAGGTCATAAGCGTCTATACCGTAAAATAGATTTTCGACGAAATACAAAAGACATATATGGTAGAATCGTAACCATAGAATACGACCCTAATCGAAATGCATACATTTGTCTCATACACTATGGGGATGGTGAGAAGAGATATATTTTACATCCCAGAGGGGCTATAATTGGAGATACCATTGTTTCTGGTACAGAAGTTCCTATAAAAATGGGAAATGCCCTACCTTTGA CCGATATGCCCTTAGGCACGGCCATACATAATATAGAAATCACACTTGGAAAGGGTGGACAATTAGCTAGAGCAGCGGGTGCTGTAGCGAAACTGATTGCAAAAGAGGGGAAATCGGCCACATTAAAATTACCTTCTGGAGAGGTCCGTTTGATATCCAAAAACTGCTCAGCAACAGTCGGACAAGTGGGAAATGTTGGGGTAAACCAGAAAAGTTTGGGTAGAGCCGGATCGAAATGTTGGCTAGGTAAACGTCCTGTAGTAAGAGGAGTAGTTATGAACCCTGTCGACCACCCCCATGGAGGTGGTGAAGGGAGGGCTCCAATTGGTAGAAAAAAACCCGTAACCCCCTGGGGTTATCCTGCGCTTGGAAGAAGaactagaaaaaggaaaaaatatagtgAGACTTTGATTCTTCGTCGCCGTAGTAAATAG
- the LOC125599713 gene encoding photosystem II protein D1 has product MTAILERRESESLWGRFCNWITSTENRLYIGWFGVLMIPTLLTATSVFIIAFIAAPPVDIDGIREPVSGSLLYGNNIISGAIIPTSAAIGLHFYPIWEAASVDEWLYNGGPYELIVLHFLLGVACYMGREWELSFRLGMRPWIAVAYSAPVAAATAVFLIYPIGQGSFSDGMPLGISGTFNFMIVFQAEHNILMHPFHMLGVAGVFGGSLFSAMHGSLVTSSLIRETTENESANEGYRFGQEEETYNIVAAHGYFGRLIFQYASFNNSRSLHFFLAAWPVVGIWFTALGISTMAFNLNGFNFNQSVVDSQGRVINTWADIINRANLGMEVMHERNAHNFPLDLAAVEAPSING; this is encoded by the coding sequence ATGACTGCAATTTTAGAGAGACGCGAAAGCGAAAGCCTATGGGGTCGCTTCTGTAACTGGATAACTAGTACTGAAAACCGTCTTTACATTGGAtggtttggtgttttgatgatCCCTACCTTATTGACCGCAACTTCCGTTTTTATTATCGCATTCATTGCTGCTCCTCCAGTAGATATTGATGGTATTCGTGAACCTGTTTCTGGATCTCTTCTTTACGGAAACAATATTATTTCAGGTGCCATTATTCCTACTTCTGCAGCTATTGGTTTGCATTTTTACCCGATCTGGGAAGCTGCATCCGTTGATGAATGGCTATACAACGGTGGTCCTTATGAACTAATTGTTCTACACTTTTTACTTGGTGTAGCTTGTTATATGGGTCGTGAGTGGGAACTTAGTTTCCGTCTGGGTATGCGTCCTTGGATTGCTGTTGCATATTCAGCTCCTGTTGCAGCTGCTACTGCTGTTTTCTTGATCTACCCAATTGGTCAAGGAAGTTTTTCTGATGGTATGCCTCTAGGAATCTCTGGTACTTTCAACTTTATGATTGTATTCCAGGCTGAGCACAACATTCTTATGCACCCATTTCACATGTTAGGTGTAGCTGGTGTATTCGGCGGCTCCCTATTTAGTGCTATGCATGGTTCTTTGGTAACTTCTAGTTTGATCAGGGAAACCACAGAAAATGAATCTGCTAATGAAGGTTACAGATTcggtcaagaagaagaaacttacaACATTGTAGCTGCTCACGGTTATTTTGGCCGATTGATCTTCCAATATGCTAGTTTCAACAATTCTCGTTCTTTACATTTCTTCTTAGCGGCTTGGCCGGTAGTAGGTATTTGGTTTACTGCTTTAGGTATTAGTACTATGGCTTTCAACCTAAATGGTTTCAATTTCAACCAATCAGTAGTTGATAGTCAAGGACGTGTTATTAATACTTGGGCTGATATTATTAACCGTGCTAACCTTGGTATGGAAGTTATGCATGAACGTAATGCTCACAACTTCCCTCTAGACCTAGCTGCTGTTGAGGCTCCATCTATAAATGGATAA